A single Vespula vulgaris chromosome 3, iyVesVulg1.1, whole genome shotgun sequence DNA region contains:
- the LOC127062096 gene encoding fibroin heavy chain-like isoform X47 — translation MKVIAFSLLYIVASTTAFSINSSFKTSAALKGGSIISKIPSPGIIGAIGVSQSGGAAAGLSSNAGSSAGAGAAAGAGVGAGAGAGSNAGSGLGAGSNAGAGSNAGSGAGAGPNAGSGAAAGSNAGSNVGSSIAAGIAAGAAAAAGAGSNAGAGPNAGSNAGAGPNAGSNLGSSIAAGIAAGAAAGAGSNAGSNAGAGSNAGSNAGAGPNAGSNAGAGPNAGSAAGAGSNAGSDAGADPNAGSSVGSGIAAGESAGAAAGAGAGPNAGSAVGAGESAGAAAGAGAGPNAGSAVGAGESAGAAAGAGAGPNAGSAVGAGESAAAGAGSNAGSGVGEEGAEEPSSEQPTEAPSSSEQSSEAPSSSEQPCEEPSSSEQPSEAPSSSEQPSEAPSSSEQPCEEPSSSEQPSEAPSSSEQPSEAPSSSEQPSSASPSGSGVGAGVGAGVGAGVGAGAGSGAGAGAGAGAGVGAGVGSGAGAGAGAGAGVGAGAGPGAGAGAGAGAGVGAGVGAGAGAGAGAGAGVGAGVGVGVGAGVGAGAGAGAGAGLHVGVGAGAGAGAGAGAGAGAGAGLHVGVGAGLGAGVGAGLGVGVGAGVGGKVGAGVGAGLGGKVAAGISNLAARINGGAGGRIRVF, via the exons ATGAAGGTAATAGCGTTCTCTCTACTGTACATTGTGGCTTCTACCACAGCCTTTTCG ataaattcttcttttaaaacgAGTGCAGCATTAAAAGGAGGTTCTATCATAAGCAAGATTCCAAGTCCAGGAATAATTGGAGCTATTGGAGTATCACAATCAGGAG GCGCAGCGGCAGGGCTAAGTTCTAATGCAGGATCAAGTGCAGGAGCAGGCGCAGCAGCAGGTGCAGGTGTAGGTGCAGGTGCAGGTGCAGGATCTAATGCAGGATCAGGTCTAGGAGCAGGTTCTAATGCAGGAGCAGGTTCTAATGCAGGATCAGGTGCAGGAGCAGGTCCTAATGCAGGATCAGGTGCAGCAGCAGGTTCTAATGCAGGATCAAATGTAGGATCAAGCATAGCAGCAGGCATAGCAGCAGGCGCAGCCGCAGCCGCAGGAGCAGGTTCTAATGCAGGAGCAGGTCCTAATGCAGGATCAAATGCAGGAGCAGGTCCTAATGCAGGATCAAATTTAGGATCAAGCATAGCAGCAGGCATAGCAGCAGGCGCAGCCGCAGGAGCAGGTTCTAATGCAGGATCAAATGCAGGAGCAGGTTCTAATGCAGGATCAAATGCAGGAGCAGGTCCTAATGCAGGATCAAATGCAGGAGCAGGTCCTAATGCAGGATCAGCCGCAGGAGCAGGTTCTAATGCAGGATCAGATGCAGGAGCAGATCCTAATGCAGGATCAAGTGTAGGATCAGGTATAGCAGCAGGTGAATCAGCAGGCGCAGCCGCAGGTGCAGGAGCAGGTCCTAATGCAGGATCAGCTGTAGGAGCAGGTGAATCAGCAGGCGCAGCCGCAGGTGCAGGAGCAGGTCCTAATGCAGGATCAGCTGTAGGAGCAGGTGAATCAGCAGGCGCAGCCGCAGGTGCAGGAGCAGGTCCTAATGCAGGATCAGCTGTAGGAGCAGGTGAATCAGCAGCCGCAGGTGCAGGTTCTAATGCAGGATCAGGTGTAGGAGAAGAAGGCGCAGAAGAACCTAGCTCTGAACAACCGACCGAAGCACCTAGCAGTTCTGAACAATCCAGTGAAGCACCTAGCAGCTCTGAACAACCATGTGAAGAACCTAGCAGCTCTGAACAACCAAGCGAAGCACCTAGCAGTTCTGAACAACCAAGTGAAGCACCTAGCAGCTCTGAACAACCATGTGAAGAACCTAGCAGCTCTGAACAACCAAGCGAAGCACCTAGCAGTTCTGAACAACCAAGTGAAGCACCTAGCAGCTCTGAACAACCGAGCTCTGCCTCACCAAGTGGATCGGGTGTCGGTGCAGGAGTAGGTGCAGGAGTAGGTGCAGGAGTAGGTGCAGGAGCAGGCTCAGGAGCAGGCGCAGGAGCAGGCGCAGGCGCAGGAGTAGGTGCAGGAGTAGGTTCAGGAGCAGGTGCAGGAGCAGGTGCAGGCGCAGGAGTAGGTGCAGGAGCAGGTCCAGGAGCAGGCGCAGGAGCAGGCGCAGGCGCAGGAGTAGGTGCAGGAGTAG GTGCAGGAGCAGGCGCAGGAGCAGGCGCAGGCGCAGGAGTAGGTGCAGGAGTAGGTGTAGGAGTAGGTGCAGGAGTAGGTGCAGGAGCAGGCGCAGGAGCAGGCGCAGGATTACATGTAGGAGTAGGTGCAGGAGCAGGTGCAGGAGCAGGCGCAGGCGCAGGCGCAGGCGCAGGCGCAGGATTACATGTAGGAGTAGGTGCAGGATTAGGTGCAGGAGTAGGTGCAGGATTAGGTGTAGGAGTCGGCGCAGGAGTAGGTGGAAAAGTAGGTGCAGGAGTAGGCGCAGGATTAGGTGGAAAAGTGGCTGCAGGAATATCAAATCTAGCTGCAAGAATAAATGGAGGAGCAGGAGGTCGTATAAGAGTATTTTAA
- the LOC127062096 gene encoding fibroin heavy chain-like isoform X19 → MKVIAFSLLYIVASTTAFSINSSFKTSAALKGGSIISKIPSPGIIGAIGVSQSGGAAAGLSSNAGSSAGAGAAAGAGVGAGAGAGSNAGSGLGAGSNAGAGSNAGSGAGAGPNAGSGAAAGSNAGSNVGSSIAAGIAAGAAAAAGAGSNAGAGPNAGSNAGAGPNAGSNLGSSIAAGIAAGAAAGAGSNAGSNAGAGSNAGSNAGAGPNAGSNAGAGPNAGSAAGAGSNAGSDAGADPNAGSSVGSGIAAGESAGAAAGAGAGPNAGSAVGAGESAGAAAGAGAGPNAGSAVGAGESAGAAAGAGAGPNAGSAVGAGESAAAGAGSNAGSGVGEEGAEEPSSEQPTEAPSSSEQSSEAPSSSEQPCEEPSSSEQPSEAPSSSEQPSEAPSSSEQPCEEPSSSEQPSEAPSSSEQPSEAPSSSEQPSSASPSGSGVGAGVGAGVGAGVGAGAGSGAGAGAGAGAGVGAGVGSGAGAGAGAGAGVGAGAGPGAGAGAGAGAGVGAGVGSEEPSSEQPTEAPSSSEQPTEAPSSSEQPSEAPSSSEQPCEEPSSSEQPSEAPSSSEQPSEAPSSSEQPCEDPSSSEQPSEAPSSSEQPSSASPSGSGVGAGVGAGVGAGVGAGAGSGAGAGAGAGAGVGVGAGVGAGAGAGAGAGLHVGVGAGAGAGAGAGAGAGAGAGLHVGVGAGLGAGVGAGLGVGVGAGVGGKVGAGVGAGLGGKVAAGISNLAARINGGAGGRIRVF, encoded by the exons ATGAAGGTAATAGCGTTCTCTCTACTGTACATTGTGGCTTCTACCACAGCCTTTTCG ataaattcttcttttaaaacgAGTGCAGCATTAAAAGGAGGTTCTATCATAAGCAAGATTCCAAGTCCAGGAATAATTGGAGCTATTGGAGTATCACAATCAGGAG GCGCAGCGGCAGGGCTAAGTTCTAATGCAGGATCAAGTGCAGGAGCAGGCGCAGCAGCAGGTGCAGGTGTAGGTGCAGGTGCAGGTGCAGGATCTAATGCAGGATCAGGTCTAGGAGCAGGTTCTAATGCAGGAGCAGGTTCTAATGCAGGATCAGGTGCAGGAGCAGGTCCTAATGCAGGATCAGGTGCAGCAGCAGGTTCTAATGCAGGATCAAATGTAGGATCAAGCATAGCAGCAGGCATAGCAGCAGGCGCAGCCGCAGCCGCAGGAGCAGGTTCTAATGCAGGAGCAGGTCCTAATGCAGGATCAAATGCAGGAGCAGGTCCTAATGCAGGATCAAATTTAGGATCAAGCATAGCAGCAGGCATAGCAGCAGGCGCAGCCGCAGGAGCAGGTTCTAATGCAGGATCAAATGCAGGAGCAGGTTCTAATGCAGGATCAAATGCAGGAGCAGGTCCTAATGCAGGATCAAATGCAGGAGCAGGTCCTAATGCAGGATCAGCCGCAGGAGCAGGTTCTAATGCAGGATCAGATGCAGGAGCAGATCCTAATGCAGGATCAAGTGTAGGATCAGGTATAGCAGCAGGTGAATCAGCAGGCGCAGCCGCAGGTGCAGGAGCAGGTCCTAATGCAGGATCAGCTGTAGGAGCAGGTGAATCAGCAGGCGCAGCCGCAGGTGCAGGAGCAGGTCCTAATGCAGGATCAGCTGTAGGAGCAGGTGAATCAGCAGGCGCAGCCGCAGGTGCAGGAGCAGGTCCTAATGCAGGATCAGCTGTAGGAGCAGGTGAATCAGCAGCCGCAGGTGCAGGTTCTAATGCAGGATCAGGTGTAGGAGAAGAAGGCGCAGAAGAACCTAGCTCTGAACAACCGACCGAAGCACCTAGCAGTTCTGAACAATCCAGTGAAGCACCTAGCAGCTCTGAACAACCATGTGAAGAACCTAGCAGCTCTGAACAACCAAGCGAAGCACCTAGCAGTTCTGAACAACCAAGTGAAGCACCTAGCAGCTCTGAACAACCATGTGAAGAACCTAGCAGCTCTGAACAACCAAGCGAAGCACCTAGCAGTTCTGAACAACCAAGTGAAGCACCTAGCAGCTCTGAACAACCGAGCTCTGCCTCACCAAGTGGATCGGGTGTCGGTGCAGGAGTAGGTGCAGGAGTAGGTGCAGGAGTAGGTGCAGGAGCAGGCTCAGGAGCAGGCGCAGGAGCAGGCGCAGGCGCAGGAGTAGGTGCAGGAGTAGGTTCAGGAGCAGGTGCAGGAGCAGGTGCAGGCGCAGGAGTAGGTGCAGGAGCAGGTCCAGGAGCAGGCGCAGGAGCAGGCGCAGGCGCAGGAGTAGGTGCAGGAGTAGGTTCAGAAGAACCTAGCTCTGAACAACCGACCGAAGCACCTAGCAGTTCTGAACAACCGACCGAAGCACCTAGCAGTTCTGAACAACCAAGTGAAGCACCTAGCAGCTCTGAACAACCATGTGAAGAACCTAGCAGCTCTGAACAACCAAGCGAAGCACCTAGCAGTTCTGAACAACCAAGTGAAGCACCTAGCAGCTCTGAACAACCATGTGAAGATCCTAGCAGCTCTGAACAACCAAGTGAAGCACCTAGCAGCTCTGAACAACCGAGCTCTGCCTCACCAAGTGGGTCGGGTGTCGGTGCAGGAGTAG GTGCAGGAGTAGGTGCAGGAGTAGGTGCAGGAGCAGGCTCAGGAGCAGGCGCAGGAGCAGGCGCAGGCGCAGGAGTAG GAGTAGGTGCAGGAGTAGGTGCAGGAGCAGGCGCAGGAGCAGGCGCAGGATTACATGTAGGAGTAGGTGCAGGAGCAGGTGCAGGAGCAGGCGCAGGCGCAGGCGCAGGCGCAGGCGCAGGATTACATGTAGGAGTAGGTGCAGGATTAGGTGCAGGAGTAGGTGCAGGATTAGGTGTAGGAGTCGGCGCAGGAGTAGGTGGAAAAGTAGGTGCAGGAGTAGGCGCAGGATTAGGTGGAAAAGTGGCTGCAGGAATATCAAATCTAGCTGCAAGAATAAATGGAGGAGCAGGAGGTCGTATAAGAGTATTTTAA
- the LOC127062096 gene encoding fibroin heavy chain-like isoform X44: MKVIAFSLLYIVASTTAFSINSSFKTSAALKGGSIISKIPSPGIIGAIGVSQSGGAAAGLSSNAGSSAGAGAAAGAGVGAGAGAGSNAGSGLGAGSNAGAGSNAGSGAGAGPNAGSGAAAGSNAGSNVGSSIAAGIAAGAAAAAGAGSNAGAGPNAGSNAGAGPNAGSNLGSSIAAGIAAGAAAGAGSNAGSNAGAGSNAGSNAGAGPNAGSNAGAGPNAGSAAGAGSNAGSDAGADPNAGSSVGSGIAAGESAGAAAGAGAGPNAGSAVGAGESAGAAAGAGAGPNAGSAVGAGESAGAAAGAGAGPNAGSAVGAGESAAAGAGSNAGSGVGEEGAEEPSSEQPTEAPSSSEQSSEAPSSSEQPCEEPSSSEQPSEAPSSSEQPSEAPSSSEQPCEEPSSSEQPSEAPSSSEQPSEAPSSSEQPSSASPSGSGVGAGVGAGVGAGVGAGAGSGAGAGAGAGAGVGAGVGSGAGAGAGAGAGVGAGAGPGAGAGAGAGAGVGAGVGAGVGAGAGAGAGAGAGVGAGVGVGVGAGVGAGAGAGAGAGLHVGVGAGAGAGAGAGAGAGAGAGLHVGVGAGLGAGVGAGLGVGVGAGVGGKVGAGVGAGLGGKVAAGISNLAARINGGAGGRIRVF, from the exons ATGAAGGTAATAGCGTTCTCTCTACTGTACATTGTGGCTTCTACCACAGCCTTTTCG ataaattcttcttttaaaacgAGTGCAGCATTAAAAGGAGGTTCTATCATAAGCAAGATTCCAAGTCCAGGAATAATTGGAGCTATTGGAGTATCACAATCAGGAG GCGCAGCGGCAGGGCTAAGTTCTAATGCAGGATCAAGTGCAGGAGCAGGCGCAGCAGCAGGTGCAGGTGTAGGTGCAGGTGCAGGTGCAGGATCTAATGCAGGATCAGGTCTAGGAGCAGGTTCTAATGCAGGAGCAGGTTCTAATGCAGGATCAGGTGCAGGAGCAGGTCCTAATGCAGGATCAGGTGCAGCAGCAGGTTCTAATGCAGGATCAAATGTAGGATCAAGCATAGCAGCAGGCATAGCAGCAGGCGCAGCCGCAGCCGCAGGAGCAGGTTCTAATGCAGGAGCAGGTCCTAATGCAGGATCAAATGCAGGAGCAGGTCCTAATGCAGGATCAAATTTAGGATCAAGCATAGCAGCAGGCATAGCAGCAGGCGCAGCCGCAGGAGCAGGTTCTAATGCAGGATCAAATGCAGGAGCAGGTTCTAATGCAGGATCAAATGCAGGAGCAGGTCCTAATGCAGGATCAAATGCAGGAGCAGGTCCTAATGCAGGATCAGCCGCAGGAGCAGGTTCTAATGCAGGATCAGATGCAGGAGCAGATCCTAATGCAGGATCAAGTGTAGGATCAGGTATAGCAGCAGGTGAATCAGCAGGCGCAGCCGCAGGTGCAGGAGCAGGTCCTAATGCAGGATCAGCTGTAGGAGCAGGTGAATCAGCAGGCGCAGCCGCAGGTGCAGGAGCAGGTCCTAATGCAGGATCAGCTGTAGGAGCAGGTGAATCAGCAGGCGCAGCCGCAGGTGCAGGAGCAGGTCCTAATGCAGGATCAGCTGTAGGAGCAGGTGAATCAGCAGCCGCAGGTGCAGGTTCTAATGCAGGATCAGGTGTAGGAGAAGAAGGCGCAGAAGAACCTAGCTCTGAACAACCGACCGAAGCACCTAGCAGTTCTGAACAATCCAGTGAAGCACCTAGCAGCTCTGAACAACCATGTGAAGAACCTAGCAGCTCTGAACAACCAAGCGAAGCACCTAGCAGTTCTGAACAACCAAGTGAAGCACCTAGCAGCTCTGAACAACCATGTGAAGAACCTAGCAGCTCTGAACAACCAAGCGAAGCACCTAGCAGTTCTGAACAACCAAGTGAAGCACCTAGCAGCTCTGAACAACCGAGCTCTGCCTCACCAAGTGGATCGGGTGTCGGTGCAGGAGTAGGTGCAGGAGTAGGTGCAGGAGTAGGTGCAGGAGCAGGCTCAGGAGCAGGCGCAGGAGCAGGCGCAGGCGCAGGAGTAGGTGCAGGAGTAGGTTCAGGAGCAGGTGCAGGAGCAGGTGCAGGCGCAGGAGTAGGTGCAGGAGCAGGTCCAGGAGCAGGCGCAGGAGCAGGCGCAGGCGCAGGAGTAG GTGCAGGAGTAGGTGCAGGAGTAG GTGCAGGAGCAGGCGCAGGAGCAGGCGCAGGCGCAGGAGTAGGTGCAGGAGTAGGTGTAGGAGTAGGTGCAGGAGTAGGTGCAGGAGCAGGCGCAGGAGCAGGCGCAGGATTACATGTAGGAGTAGGTGCAGGAGCAGGTGCAGGAGCAGGCGCAGGCGCAGGCGCAGGCGCAGGCGCAGGATTACATGTAGGAGTAGGTGCAGGATTAGGTGCAGGAGTAGGTGCAGGATTAGGTGTAGGAGTCGGCGCAGGAGTAGGTGGAAAAGTAGGTGCAGGAGTAGGCGCAGGATTAGGTGGAAAAGTGGCTGCAGGAATATCAAATCTAGCTGCAAGAATAAATGGAGGAGCAGGAGGTCGTATAAGAGTATTTTAA
- the LOC127062096 gene encoding fibroin heavy chain-like isoform X2, which yields MKVIAFSLLYIVASTTAFSINSSFKTSAALKGGSIISKIPSPGIIGAIGVSQSGGAAAGLSSNAGSSAGAGAAAGAGVGAGAGAGSNAGSGLGAGSNAGAGSNAGSGAGAGPNAGSGAAAGSNAGSNVGSSIAAGIAAGAAAAAGAGSNAGAGPNAGSNAGAGPNAGSNLGSSIAAGIAAGAAAGAGSNAGSNAGAGPNAGSNAGAGPNAGSAAGAGSNAGSDAGADPNAGSSVGSGIAAGESAGAAAGAGAGPNAGSAVGAGESAGAAAGAGAGPNAGSAVGAGESAGAAAGAGAGPNAGSAVGAGESAAAGAGSNAGSGVGEEGAEEPSSEQPTEAPSSSEQSSEAPSSSEQPCEEPSSSEQPSEAPSSSEQPSEAPSSSEQPCEEPSSSEQPSEAPSSSEQPSEAPSSSEQPSSASPSGSGVGAGVGAGVGAGVGAGAGSGAGAGAGAGAGVGAGVGSGAGAGAGAGAGVGAGAGPGAGAGAGAGAGVGAGVGSEEPSSEQPTEAPSSSEQPTEAPSSSEQPSEAPSSSEQPCEEPSSSEQPSEAPSSSEQPSEAPSSSEQPCEDPSSSEQPSEAPSSSEQPSSASPSGSGVGAGVGAGVGAGVGAGAGSGAGAGVGAGVGAGAGSGAGAGAGAGAGVGAGVGLGAGAGAGAGAGAGAGVGAGVGVGVGAGVGAGAGAGAGAGLHVGVGAGAGAGAGAGAGAGAGAGLHVGVGAGLGAGVGAGLGVGVGAGVGGKVGAGVGAGLGGKVAAGISNLAARINGGAGGRIRVF from the exons ATGAAGGTAATAGCGTTCTCTCTACTGTACATTGTGGCTTCTACCACAGCCTTTTCG ataaattcttcttttaaaacgAGTGCAGCATTAAAAGGAGGTTCTATCATAAGCAAGATTCCAAGTCCAGGAATAATTGGAGCTATTGGAGTATCACAATCAGGAG GCGCAGCGGCAGGGCTAAGTTCTAATGCAGGATCAAGTGCAGGAGCAGGCGCAGCAGCAGGTGCAGGTGTAGGTGCAGGTGCAGGTGCAGGATCTAATGCAGGATCAGGTCTAGGAGCAGGTTCTAATGCAGGAGCAGGTTCTAATGCAGGATCAGGTGCAGGAGCAGGTCCTAATGCAGGATCAGGTGCAGCAGCAGGTTCTAATGCAGGATCAAATGTAGGATCAAGCATAGCAGCAGGCATAGCAGCAGGCGCAGCCGCAGCCGCAGGAGCAGGTTCTAATGCAGGAGCAGGTCCTAATGCAGGATCAAATGCAGGAGCAGGTCCTAATGCAGGATCAAATTTAGGATCAAGCATAGCAGCAGGCATAGCAGCAGGCGCAGCCGCAGGAGCAG GTTCTAATGCAGGATCAAATGCAGGAGCAGGTCCTAATGCAGGATCAAATGCAGGAGCAGGTCCTAATGCAGGATCAGCCGCAGGAGCAGGTTCTAATGCAGGATCAGATGCAGGAGCAGATCCTAATGCAGGATCAAGTGTAGGATCAGGTATAGCAGCAGGTGAATCAGCAGGCGCAGCCGCAGGTGCAGGAGCAGGTCCTAATGCAGGATCAGCTGTAGGAGCAGGTGAATCAGCAGGCGCAGCCGCAGGTGCAGGAGCAGGTCCTAATGCAGGATCAGCTGTAGGAGCAGGTGAATCAGCAGGCGCAGCCGCAGGTGCAGGAGCAGGTCCTAATGCAGGATCAGCTGTAGGAGCAGGTGAATCAGCAGCCGCAGGTGCAGGTTCTAATGCAGGATCAGGTGTAGGAGAAGAAGGCGCAGAAGAACCTAGCTCTGAACAACCGACCGAAGCACCTAGCAGTTCTGAACAATCCAGTGAAGCACCTAGCAGCTCTGAACAACCATGTGAAGAACCTAGCAGCTCTGAACAACCAAGCGAAGCACCTAGCAGTTCTGAACAACCAAGTGAAGCACCTAGCAGCTCTGAACAACCATGTGAAGAACCTAGCAGCTCTGAACAACCAAGCGAAGCACCTAGCAGTTCTGAACAACCAAGTGAAGCACCTAGCAGCTCTGAACAACCGAGCTCTGCCTCACCAAGTGGATCGGGTGTCGGTGCAGGAGTAGGTGCAGGAGTAGGTGCAGGAGTAGGTGCAGGAGCAGGCTCAGGAGCAGGCGCAGGAGCAGGCGCAGGCGCAGGAGTAGGTGCAGGAGTAGGTTCAGGAGCAGGTGCAGGAGCAGGTGCAGGCGCAGGAGTAGGTGCAGGAGCAGGTCCAGGAGCAGGCGCAGGAGCAGGCGCAGGCGCAGGAGTAGGTGCAGGAGTAGGTTCAGAAGAACCTAGCTCTGAACAACCGACCGAAGCACCTAGCAGTTCTGAACAACCGACCGAAGCACCTAGCAGTTCTGAACAACCAAGTGAAGCACCTAGCAGCTCTGAACAACCATGTGAAGAACCTAGCAGCTCTGAACAACCAAGCGAAGCACCTAGCAGTTCTGAACAACCAAGTGAAGCACCTAGCAGCTCTGAACAACCATGTGAAGATCCTAGCAGCTCTGAACAACCAAGTGAAGCACCTAGCAGCTCTGAACAACCGAGCTCTGCCTCACCAAGTGGGTCGGGTGTCGGTGCAGGAGTAGGTGCAGGAGTAGGTGCAGGAGTAGGTGCAGGAGCAGGCTCAGGAGCAG GTGCAGGAGTAGGTGCAGGAGTAGGTGCAGGAGCAGGCTCAGGAGCAGGCGCAGGAGCAGGCGCAGGCGCAGGAGTAGGTGCAGGAGTAGGTTTAGGAGCAGGTGCAGGAGCAGGCGCAGGAGCAGGCGCAGGCGCAGGAGTAGGTGCAGGAGTAGGTGTAGGAGTAGGTGCAGGAGTAGGTGCAGGAGCAGGCGCAGGAGCAGGCGCAGGATTACATGTAGGAGTAGGTGCAGGAGCAGGTGCAGGAGCAGGCGCAGGCGCAGGCGCAGGCGCAGGCGCAGGATTACATGTAGGAGTAGGTGCAGGATTAGGTGCAGGAGTAGGTGCAGGATTAGGTGTAGGAGTCGGCGCAGGAGTAGGTGGAAAAGTAGGTGCAGGAGTAGGCGCAGGATTAGGTGGAAAAGTGGCTGCAGGAATATCAAATCTAGCTGCAAGAATAAATGGAGGAGCAGGAGGTCGTATAAGAGTATTTTAA
- the LOC127062096 gene encoding fibroin heavy chain-like isoform X14 — translation MKVIAFSLLYIVASTTAFSINSSFKTSAALKGGSIISKIPSPGIIGAIGVSQSGGAAAGLSSNAGSSAGAGAAAGAGVGAGAGAGSNAGSGLGAGSNAGAGSNAGSGAGAGPNAGSGAAAGSNAGSNVGSSIAAGIAAGAAAAAGAGSNAGAGPNAGSNAGAGPNAGSNLGSSIAAGIAAGAAAGAGSNAGSNAGAGSNAGSNAGAGPNAGSNAGAGPNAGSAAGAGSNAGSDAGADPNAGSSVGSGIAAGESAGAAAGAGAGPNAGSAVGAGESAGAAAGAGAGPNAGSAVGAGESAGAAAGAGAGPNAGSAVGAGESAAAGAGSNAGSGVGEEGAEEPSSEQPTEAPSSSEQSSEAPSSSEQPCEEPSSSEQPSEAPSSSEQPSEAPSSSEQPCEEPSSSEQPSEAPSSSEQPSEAPSSSEQPSSASPSGSGVGAGVGAGVGAGVGAGAGSGAGAGAGAGAGVGAGVGSGAGAGAGAGAGVGAGAGPGAGAGAGAGAGVGAGVGSEEPSSEQPTEAPSSSEQPTEAPSSSEQPSEAPSSSEQPCEEPSSSEQPSEAPSSSEQPSEAPSSSEQPCEDPSSSEQPSEAPSSSEQPSSASPSGSGVGAGVGAGVGAGVGAGAGSGAGAGAGAGAGVGVGAGVGVGVGAGVGAGAGAGAGAGLHVGVGAGAGAGAGAGAGAGAGAGLHVGVGAGLGAGVGAGLGVGVGAGVGGKVGAGVGAGLGGKVAAGISNLAARINGGAGGRIRVF, via the exons ATGAAGGTAATAGCGTTCTCTCTACTGTACATTGTGGCTTCTACCACAGCCTTTTCG ataaattcttcttttaaaacgAGTGCAGCATTAAAAGGAGGTTCTATCATAAGCAAGATTCCAAGTCCAGGAATAATTGGAGCTATTGGAGTATCACAATCAGGAG GCGCAGCGGCAGGGCTAAGTTCTAATGCAGGATCAAGTGCAGGAGCAGGCGCAGCAGCAGGTGCAGGTGTAGGTGCAGGTGCAGGTGCAGGATCTAATGCAGGATCAGGTCTAGGAGCAGGTTCTAATGCAGGAGCAGGTTCTAATGCAGGATCAGGTGCAGGAGCAGGTCCTAATGCAGGATCAGGTGCAGCAGCAGGTTCTAATGCAGGATCAAATGTAGGATCAAGCATAGCAGCAGGCATAGCAGCAGGCGCAGCCGCAGCCGCAGGAGCAGGTTCTAATGCAGGAGCAGGTCCTAATGCAGGATCAAATGCAGGAGCAGGTCCTAATGCAGGATCAAATTTAGGATCAAGCATAGCAGCAGGCATAGCAGCAGGCGCAGCCGCAGGAGCAGGTTCTAATGCAGGATCAAATGCAGGAGCAGGTTCTAATGCAGGATCAAATGCAGGAGCAGGTCCTAATGCAGGATCAAATGCAGGAGCAGGTCCTAATGCAGGATCAGCCGCAGGAGCAGGTTCTAATGCAGGATCAGATGCAGGAGCAGATCCTAATGCAGGATCAAGTGTAGGATCAGGTATAGCAGCAGGTGAATCAGCAGGCGCAGCCGCAGGTGCAGGAGCAGGTCCTAATGCAGGATCAGCTGTAGGAGCAGGTGAATCAGCAGGCGCAGCCGCAGGTGCAGGAGCAGGTCCTAATGCAGGATCAGCTGTAGGAGCAGGTGAATCAGCAGGCGCAGCCGCAGGTGCAGGAGCAGGTCCTAATGCAGGATCAGCTGTAGGAGCAGGTGAATCAGCAGCCGCAGGTGCAGGTTCTAATGCAGGATCAGGTGTAGGAGAAGAAGGCGCAGAAGAACCTAGCTCTGAACAACCGACCGAAGCACCTAGCAGTTCTGAACAATCCAGTGAAGCACCTAGCAGCTCTGAACAACCATGTGAAGAACCTAGCAGCTCTGAACAACCAAGCGAAGCACCTAGCAGTTCTGAACAACCAAGTGAAGCACCTAGCAGCTCTGAACAACCATGTGAAGAACCTAGCAGCTCTGAACAACCAAGCGAAGCACCTAGCAGTTCTGAACAACCAAGTGAAGCACCTAGCAGCTCTGAACAACCGAGCTCTGCCTCACCAAGTGGATCGGGTGTCGGTGCAGGAGTAGGTGCAGGAGTAGGTGCAGGAGTAGGTGCAGGAGCAGGCTCAGGAGCAGGCGCAGGAGCAGGCGCAGGCGCAGGAGTAGGTGCAGGAGTAGGTTCAGGAGCAGGTGCAGGAGCAGGTGCAGGCGCAGGAGTAGGTGCAGGAGCAGGTCCAGGAGCAGGCGCAGGAGCAGGCGCAGGCGCAGGAGTAGGTGCAGGAGTAGGTTCAGAAGAACCTAGCTCTGAACAACCGACCGAAGCACCTAGCAGTTCTGAACAACCGACCGAAGCACCTAGCAGTTCTGAACAACCAAGTGAAGCACCTAGCAGCTCTGAACAACCATGTGAAGAACCTAGCAGCTCTGAACAACCAAGCGAAGCACCTAGCAGTTCTGAACAACCAAGTGAAGCACCTAGCAGCTCTGAACAACCATGTGAAGATCCTAGCAGCTCTGAACAACCAAGTGAAGCACCTAGCAGCTCTGAACAACCGAGCTCTGCCTCACCAAGTGGGTCGGGTGTCGGTGCAGGAGTAG GTGCAGGAGTAGGTGCAGGAGTAGGTGCAGGAGCAGGCTCAGGAGCAGGCGCAGGAGCAGGCGCAGGCGCAGGAGTAG GAGTAGGTGCAGGAGTAGGTGTAGGAGTAGGTGCAGGAGTAGGTGCAGGAGCAGGCGCAGGAGCAGGCGCAGGATTACATGTAGGAGTAGGTGCAGGAGCAGGTGCAGGAGCAGGCGCAGGCGCAGGCGCAGGCGCAGGCGCAGGATTACATGTAGGAGTAGGTGCAGGATTAGGTGCAGGAGTAGGTGCAGGATTAGGTGTAGGAGTCGGCGCAGGAGTAGGTGGAAAAGTAGGTGCAGGAGTAGGCGCAGGATTAGGTGGAAAAGTGGCTGCAGGAATATCAAATCTAGCTGCAAGAATAAATGGAGGAGCAGGAGGTCGTATAAGAGTATTTTAA